The Acidobacteriota bacterium genome contains a region encoding:
- a CDS encoding RNA methyltransferase: MLKSKDNPLIKKIRKLLAYPRFREEQREFVLEGFKIIHDTLSGRFSSAPFIRTLLFSTRTRAIAGNKVRDLMALASRKGIPIIEVSDSLMDRIKSRHTNQEVIALAKWIDQSLEEVIKSGIDEMQEGVPLFIGLCGVQDPGNLGALIRTAHAGSATAVLVFEGCADVYNPRTVRGSMGSLFAIPIVRSLTWKESLALLKKKEIRIYATSSAGSLRYTEVDFQRPSLILFGSEGKGIPESYLDFTDGSICIPMAGGVDSLNVNASAAIILYERLRKLSIS; the protein is encoded by the coding sequence ATGCTGAAGAGTAAGGACAACCCTCTGATAAAGAAGATTAGGAAGCTTCTTGCCTATCCTCGATTCAGGGAAGAGCAGCGGGAGTTCGTCCTTGAAGGATTCAAGATCATACACGATACTCTCTCCGGTAGATTCAGTTCAGCTCCATTTATTCGCACCTTGCTATTCAGCACAAGAACGCGGGCAATTGCCGGGAACAAAGTGCGCGATCTTATGGCTCTGGCATCCCGGAAAGGGATCCCCATTATTGAAGTTTCTGATTCCCTCATGGATCGGATTAAATCGCGTCATACGAATCAAGAGGTCATTGCTCTTGCGAAATGGATCGACCAGTCTCTGGAGGAAGTCATCAAAAGTGGGATCGATGAAATGCAGGAGGGGGTTCCCCTCTTCATAGGTTTATGCGGCGTTCAGGATCCCGGCAACCTTGGAGCTCTTATTCGCACTGCCCATGCAGGTTCTGCAACCGCGGTTCTCGTCTTCGAAGGCTGTGCCGATGTCTACAATCCCAGGACAGTGCGCGGGAGCATGGGTTCCCTCTTTGCCATTCCGATCGTACGAAGCCTCACTTGGAAGGAGTCCCTTGCACTCCTGAAGAAAAAAGAGATCAGGATATACGCAACATCTTCGGCAGGCTCTCTGCGATACACGGAAGTTGATTTTCAACGGCCTTCTTTGATCCTGTTCGGAAGCGAGGGGAAAGGAATACCGGAAAGCTATCTTGATTTCACCGATGGAAGCATCTGCATTCCCATGGCCGGTGGGGTTGACTCATTGAACGTCAACGCCTCGGCGGCCATCATCCTTTATGAAAGATTGAGAAAGCTTTCTATTTCCTGA
- a CDS encoding L-threonylcarbamoyladenylate synthase, which translates to MLWLNINSENPDQDDLKKIADLLSRGGVACIPTETFYALAAYPFLQEAVDRIFSMKGREHEKPLILLLHDRNQVFELVSEIPASFHPLATSFWPGALTMLLKSSEGIPRWIDAGTGKVGLRVTSNRIAVELIKKCGFPLTGTSANKSGKRPALTSAQVLNYFGKEIDCIVNGGNLSGGRPSTLIDITVEPPVLLREGRISREEIESVLNRRIAG; encoded by the coding sequence ATGTTATGGTTAAATATCAATTCTGAAAACCCGGACCAGGATGATCTGAAGAAGATCGCTGATTTGCTATCGCGGGGAGGAGTGGCGTGCATTCCCACGGAAACATTCTACGCTCTGGCAGCGTATCCTTTTCTGCAAGAAGCCGTTGATAGAATCTTTTCTATGAAAGGAAGGGAACATGAAAAGCCTCTCATTCTGCTGCTGCATGATAGGAATCAGGTTTTCGAACTAGTCTCGGAGATTCCGGCAAGCTTTCATCCGCTCGCCACATCTTTTTGGCCGGGAGCGTTAACCATGCTTTTGAAGTCATCGGAAGGAATACCGCGCTGGATAGATGCCGGAACCGGAAAAGTAGGCTTGAGAGTCACGTCTAACAGGATTGCTGTGGAATTAATCAAGAAATGCGGTTTCCCGCTCACGGGCACGAGCGCCAATAAGTCCGGTAAGCGTCCCGCCTTAACATCTGCTCAGGTTCTGAACTATTTCGGAAAAGAGATCGACTGTATTGTAAATGGGGGTAACTTGAGCGGAGGTAGACCCTCCACCCTGATCGACATCACGGTCGAACCACCAGTCCTTCTCAGAGAAGGGAGGATAAGCAGGGAAGAAATTGAAAGTGTTTTAAATAGAAGGATCGCCGGATGA